In a single window of the Nodularia spumigena CCY9414 genome:
- a CDS encoding FG-GAP repeat domain-containing protein — protein MSSSDLNGTISQVLNDFVALPATNIPGVIGADNHPQTGEFFDVGDRDVDFFKINSPIAGNLEIDIKSFSDPTIIDTVDAVVFIYDREGNLLAFNDDRETLFDLDPLLYYQITANTDYFVAVAGYNVNNDYFNPFQLGSGSSGDTGEYKFNSRLLPLSQIPDFNGDGQTDILLTNPSQGLNQALLMDGTNYAGFSNLFGSPGYRPVATAEFNKYGTTDIIVSNSTNNFNAVWFMDGPNYLDGVGLPIAAGWEIKGAADFNGDGNVDILLNNTANNWNTVWFLGGANGASYTGYGNLPVAEGWDITGVADFNGDGKADLLLNNPTEGWNTVWFLDGTDYIGYANLPSAPGWQSLGTGDFNSDAKPDIIMNNLTSNSNTIWLMDGTNYTGFANLPNTPAGWEIAGMA, from the coding sequence ATGAGTTCTTCTGACCTAAATGGTACTATTTCACAGGTATTAAACGATTTTGTAGCCTTACCCGCAACAAACATCCCAGGGGTAATTGGTGCTGACAATCATCCTCAGACTGGAGAATTCTTTGATGTAGGCGATCGCGATGTCGATTTTTTCAAAATCAATTCTCCTATCGCCGGGAATTTAGAAATTGATATCAAATCCTTTAGTGATCCTACTATTATTGACACAGTTGATGCCGTTGTCTTTATCTACGACAGAGAAGGCAATCTTTTAGCTTTCAACGACGATAGGGAGACACTTTTTGATCTAGACCCACTTTTATACTATCAAATTACCGCAAATACAGATTACTTTGTAGCTGTAGCTGGTTATAATGTTAATAATGATTATTTCAATCCTTTTCAACTAGGTAGCGGGTCATCAGGGGATACAGGAGAGTATAAATTTAATAGCAGACTGTTACCACTGTCGCAAATACCAGATTTTAATGGCGATGGTCAAACTGATATCCTCTTAACTAATCCTAGTCAAGGATTGAATCAAGCATTGTTAATGGATGGGACAAACTATGCAGGATTTAGTAATCTGTTTGGTTCTCCGGGTTATCGACCAGTAGCAACGGCTGAATTTAACAAATATGGCACAACCGATATAATTGTCAGCAATTCCACTAATAATTTTAATGCTGTCTGGTTTATGGATGGCCCTAACTACTTAGATGGTGTCGGTTTACCCATAGCAGCAGGTTGGGAAATTAAAGGAGCCGCAGACTTCAACGGTGATGGTAATGTTGATATTCTGCTGAATAATACTGCCAACAATTGGAATACAGTCTGGTTTTTAGGTGGTGCTAATGGTGCTAGTTACACAGGTTATGGTAATTTGCCTGTGGCTGAAGGTTGGGATATTACTGGTGTGGCTGACTTTAACGGCGATGGTAAAGCGGATCTTCTTTTGAATAATCCCACCGAAGGATGGAACACAGTCTGGTTCTTAGATGGCACAGATTACATTGGCTATGCTAATTTACCTAGCGCACCGGGTTGGCAATCTTTGGGAACCGGAGACTTTAATAGCGATGCTAAACCTGATATTATTATGAATAATCTCACTTCTAATTCCAATACTATTTGGTTGATGGATGGAACCAATTATACAGGTTTTGCTAACTTGCCTAATACTCCTGCTGGTTGGGAAATTGCTGGTATGGCTTAA
- a CDS encoding ABC transporter permease: protein MKISLKTNFTGLLLRRYWELLNVLVSRNLKVRYRGSFFGVYWSLLNPLLMTGLYSAIFGTAFASYYDDSILNYILAAFTGLVVINFFSASTSQALSSIVNNGSLLNKISLPSSVFPVSIITSNVFQFSVGVLPVLAVITFIYSQSLVNVLALFFPFLALVLVSTGVGFLVSGLYVFFRDLPYFYELVVFVIWLSSPIFYPAAIVPPHIKQFLVLNPLSPIIESLRQITLSGTSADLGLIWGALLSGMIILSLGWACFHLWRDQFMDLL from the coding sequence ATGAAAATCTCACTTAAAACTAATTTTACTGGGTTGCTACTGCGCCGCTATTGGGAATTGCTGAACGTTTTGGTATCGCGGAATTTAAAAGTCCGTTATCGAGGCTCGTTTTTTGGGGTTTATTGGTCGCTATTGAATCCATTACTGATGACAGGTTTGTACTCGGCTATTTTTGGCACAGCGTTTGCATCCTATTACGACGATTCAATCCTCAACTATATATTGGCAGCCTTTACCGGACTGGTGGTGATCAATTTTTTCTCGGCTTCCACTTCTCAGGCATTAAGTAGTATAGTCAATAATGGCTCACTTTTGAATAAAATTTCTCTGCCATCAAGTGTATTTCCTGTATCTATAATTACCTCAAATGTCTTTCAATTTTCAGTAGGAGTACTGCCTGTGTTGGCAGTGATTACTTTCATTTATTCCCAGAGTTTAGTCAATGTGCTGGCGCTGTTCTTCCCGTTTTTAGCTTTAGTGTTAGTTTCTACAGGGGTGGGATTTCTTGTTAGTGGATTATATGTATTTTTTAGAGACTTACCTTACTTTTATGAGTTAGTTGTATTTGTGATTTGGCTTAGTAGTCCTATATTTTACCCAGCCGCTATTGTTCCCCCACACATCAAGCAATTTTTGGTGTTGAATCCTTTATCACCGATTATTGAAAGTTTGCGTCAGATTACTTTATCAGGAACATCAGCAGATTTGGGTTTAATTTGGGGTGCTTTACTCAGTGGTATGATCATTTTGTCTCTGGGTTGGGCTTGTTTTCATCTCTGGCGAGATCAATTTATGGATTTGCTGTAA
- the bchB gene encoding ferredoxin:protochlorophyllide reductase (ATP-dependent) subunit B, with the protein MKLAYWMYAGPAHIGTLRVASSFKNVHAIMHAPLGDDYFNVMRSMLSREKNFTPVTTSVVDRNVLARGSQEKVVDNITRKDAEEHPDLIVLTPTCTSSILQEDLHNFVERAQLEAKGDVMLADVNHYRFNELQAADRTLHQIVQYYIEKARKRGELPEGKTAKPSVNIIGNSTLGFHNNHDCTELKRLMADLGIEINTIIPEGASVHDLKKLPQAWFNLVPYRELGLATAAYLEEQFGIPCVDITPMGVVETARCIRKIQQVINAQGAEADYEAFINEQTLNVSQAVWFSRSIDCQNLTGKKAVVFGDNTHAAAMTKILAREMGIHVVWAGTYCKYDADWFREQVSEYCDEVLITDDHGEIGDAIARVEPSAIFGTQMERHVGKRLDIPCGVIASPIHVQNFPIGYKPFLGYEGTNQITDLIYNSFTLGMEDHLLEIFGGHDTKEVITKGISADSDLSWSKDGQAELNKIPGFVRGKVKRNTEKFARERGFKEINAEVLYAAKESVGA; encoded by the coding sequence ATGAAATTAGCTTACTGGATGTATGCAGGGCCAGCCCACATCGGCACACTGCGAGTCGCGAGTTCATTTAAAAACGTCCATGCGATTATGCACGCCCCACTAGGCGATGACTACTTCAACGTCATGCGCTCCATGTTATCACGGGAGAAAAACTTCACCCCAGTAACCACCAGTGTAGTTGACCGCAACGTTTTAGCTAGGGGTTCTCAAGAAAAGGTAGTAGATAATATTACCCGCAAAGATGCAGAAGAACACCCAGATTTAATTGTGTTAACTCCCACCTGTACATCTAGCATTCTGCAAGAAGACTTACACAACTTTGTCGAACGGGCGCAGCTAGAAGCCAAAGGCGATGTCATGTTAGCGGATGTCAACCACTACCGCTTTAACGAATTGCAAGCCGCAGACCGCACACTGCACCAAATCGTGCAATACTACATTGAAAAAGCCCGGAAGCGGGGCGAATTACCAGAAGGTAAAACCGCCAAACCTTCTGTTAACATTATAGGTAATTCTACCCTTGGTTTTCATAACAACCACGACTGCACCGAACTCAAGCGCCTCATGGCTGACTTAGGAATTGAAATCAATACAATCATTCCTGAAGGTGCTTCGGTTCATGACTTGAAGAAATTACCCCAAGCTTGGTTTAACCTGGTTCCTTACCGAGAACTAGGTTTAGCCACTGCGGCTTACTTAGAAGAACAATTCGGTATACCTTGTGTAGATATTACCCCAATGGGTGTAGTAGAAACTGCCAGATGTATCCGTAAAATTCAGCAGGTAATTAACGCCCAAGGCGCTGAAGCTGATTACGAAGCATTCATCAACGAACAAACCCTGAACGTGTCTCAAGCTGTGTGGTTCTCCCGTTCCATCGACTGTCAAAACTTGACTGGTAAAAAAGCCGTAGTCTTTGGGGATAATACCCACGCTGCGGCGATGACCAAGATTTTGGCTAGAGAAATGGGGATACACGTAGTTTGGGCGGGAACCTACTGTAAATATGATGCAGACTGGTTCCGCGAACAGGTGAGCGAATATTGTGACGAAGTGCTGATTACCGACGATCACGGAGAAATTGGAGATGCGATCGCCCGCGTCGAACCCTCAGCCATATTCGGTACACAAATGGAACGCCACGTAGGAAAACGCTTAGACATTCCTTGTGGAGTCATAGCTTCACCCATACACGTCCAGAACTTCCCCATAGGATACAAACCATTTTTAGGTTACGAAGGAACAAATCAGATCACAGACTTGATATACAACTCCTTCACCTTGGGAATGGAAGATCACCTCTTAGAAATCTTCGGTGGACACGACACCAAAGAAGTAATCACCAAAGGAATATCAGCCGACTCAGACCTGAGTTGGTCGAAAGATGGACAAGCCGAACTCAACAAAATTCCCGGATTTGTGCGAGGTAAAGTCAAACGCAACACCGAGAAATTTGCCCGTGAGAGAGGCTTCAAAGAGATTAACGCCGAAGTGCTTTATGCAGCCAAAGAATCCGTAGGCGCTTAA
- a CDS encoding DVUA0089 family protein gives MSNPAFNLIGLTQLRNDSRFAGIDGSGMAVAVIDSGLDWTHSLLNNNYVAGRDFVYGDNNPEDIDGHGTHVAGTVGAADPRYGVAPDVKLIGLKVFGNDGGGASNSDIEAALQWVIDNKERYNIVAVNMSLAGGFFTSVSEAAGDIRIDEVRRLEELGVVVVSATGNSFKNNEYQNLAAPAIFSTLAVGAVWQDGINRDFRWRSGGIDYTTGADRVTSFSQRLDAPNKIFAPGAMITSTVPGNRLDAMGGTSMASPVVAGAVALMQEAAMQFGGRFLTSSEVVQIMRSTADIIFDGDDEDDNVENTSTNYPRLNIYNAVQEVQRLFQDIAPNGDPNGTIQGAYIGPILDGTTTINSILGSIGIDGGSVQVGDKDVDIIRFEMRSPGIITIEVSSHPDNPADFDSLLRLFNTSGEEIAFDDDSGVDTFSAINISLASGVYYAGISGYNNRNYNPNVAASGVSAATGNYSLNFQLRNPDPNGIISGAIPVNLGTDSEPLYFQGIVDSDPIANSDERITIGPADVDIFKLVAPDNGILLIDIDTPYDNYVDSFLRVFDEDGNELFFSDDDLAFNSSLVYTEFTDNEYPSLVFPDSVDRSYYEGHTTDSFIGLRVDRGQTYYIAVSDYDNQTYNPNSLDGRSGTGTGGLFDLTVQFFSNDQNGSITQALKNNYIPINVTNLPGIIGGDSNLETGEFIEVGDRDVDFFKINSPNAGILEIDIKSYGDPTIIDEVDAVVFIYDREGNLLALNDDRDTSLDPLLRYQITANTDYFVAVTGYGNDSFNPFQLGSGSSGDTGEYKFNSRLLPLSQITALSNNTSTSGTVENVSVGSIIFGNIGDDNGFFVGASDIDIYRFTPTTTARVTIRASANEAFNADTFLRVFNANGTEIAFNDDENALTRGSGIQIDVTAGTQYLIGVNGASPQARNYNPLTGAGAANGSQGDYVLSIFTSSNHQPDFNGDGETDILLTNPSQGWNTAWLMNGTNYVGFSNLFGSAGYQPVATADFNKDGKTDLIVSNPTNNFNAVWFMDGPNYLDGVGLPIAAGWEIKGAADFNGDGNVDILLNNTTTNWNTVWFLGGDNGASYTGYGNLPVANGWDITGVADFNADGKPDILLNNPTEGWNAVWFLDGTNYSGYANLPSAPGLQSLGTGDFNGDGKPDIIMNNLTSNSNAIWLMDGTNYTGLANLPNTPAGWEIAGMA, from the coding sequence ATGAGTAATCCTGCTTTTAATTTGATTGGTTTGACCCAACTACGTAATGACTCCCGCTTTGCAGGGATTGATGGTAGTGGGATGGCAGTTGCAGTCATTGATAGTGGTTTGGATTGGACTCATTCTCTACTGAATAACAATTATGTCGCTGGCCGGGACTTTGTGTATGGAGATAATAACCCTGAAGATATTGACGGACACGGTACTCACGTAGCAGGTACAGTTGGAGCGGCAGATCCTAGATATGGAGTTGCACCTGATGTGAAGTTAATTGGCTTGAAGGTGTTTGGTAATGATGGAGGTGGAGCAAGTAATTCCGATATTGAAGCTGCTTTACAGTGGGTGATTGACAATAAAGAGCGTTACAACATTGTGGCTGTCAATATGTCACTGGCGGGGGGATTTTTTACTTCTGTTTCTGAGGCTGCGGGTGATATTAGAATTGATGAGGTGAGAAGACTGGAAGAATTAGGCGTTGTTGTTGTCTCAGCTACTGGGAATTCATTTAAAAATAATGAGTATCAGAATCTGGCAGCGCCAGCAATTTTCAGCACGTTAGCTGTGGGCGCTGTCTGGCAAGATGGAATTAATCGAGACTTTCGTTGGCGTTCGGGAGGAATTGACTATACAACAGGAGCCGATCGCGTAACTAGTTTTTCCCAACGCCTAGATGCACCCAACAAAATATTTGCCCCTGGGGCAATGATTACTAGTACTGTACCGGGAAACCGTCTGGATGCTATGGGTGGAACAAGTATGGCATCTCCTGTGGTGGCGGGAGCAGTAGCTCTGATGCAGGAAGCAGCGATGCAATTTGGGGGGCGTTTTTTGACTTCATCAGAAGTTGTGCAGATTATGCGCTCCACCGCAGACATCATTTTTGATGGTGATGATGAAGATGATAATGTTGAAAATACATCAACTAATTATCCTCGTTTAAATATTTATAATGCTGTACAGGAAGTTCAACGCCTATTTCAGGACATTGCCCCTAATGGAGACCCCAATGGCACTATTCAAGGTGCTTACATTGGGCCAATTTTAGATGGTACTACTACGATTAATTCCATTTTGGGTAGTATTGGTATTGATGGTGGTTCAGTGCAAGTGGGTGATAAAGATGTTGATATCATCAGGTTTGAAATGCGATCGCCTGGAATAATTACAATTGAAGTTAGTTCTCATCCTGACAACCCGGCGGATTTTGATAGTCTTTTACGCCTGTTTAACACTTCAGGTGAAGAAATTGCTTTTGATGACGACTCAGGCGTTGACACCTTCTCTGCAATTAACATCTCCCTTGCGTCTGGTGTTTATTATGCGGGAATCAGTGGCTATAACAATCGCAACTATAATCCCAATGTCGCCGCTAGTGGTGTATCTGCCGCAACAGGCAATTATTCCCTCAACTTCCAACTCAGAAATCCTGATCCCAATGGAATTATCAGTGGTGCAATTCCTGTCAATTTGGGTACAGATTCAGAACCTTTATATTTTCAGGGTATTGTGGATTCTGACCCTATTGCCAACTCCGATGAACGGATTACTATTGGGCCAGCAGATGTAGATATTTTCAAACTGGTAGCACCAGATAATGGCATTTTATTAATAGATATTGACACTCCTTACGATAACTATGTTGATTCATTTCTGAGAGTCTTTGATGAAGATGGCAATGAGTTATTTTTTAGTGATGATGATCTAGCTTTTAATAGCTCGTTAGTGTATACAGAATTCACTGATAATGAATACCCCAGTCTAGTTTTTCCCGACTCGGTTGATCGCAGTTATTACGAAGGACATACCACTGATAGCTTTATTGGCTTAAGAGTGGACAGAGGTCAAACTTATTACATTGCTGTTTCAGATTATGACAACCAAACTTATAATCCTAACAGTCTCGATGGGCGTTCTGGTACTGGTACAGGTGGTTTGTTTGACCTGACTGTACAGTTTTTCAGTAATGACCAAAATGGTAGTATTACACAGGCATTAAAAAATAATTATATACCAATAAATGTCACAAACCTCCCTGGTATAATTGGTGGGGATAGTAATTTGGAGACGGGAGAATTCATTGAAGTAGGCGATCGCGATGTCGATTTTTTCAAAATCAATTCTCCTAACGCCGGGATTTTAGAAATTGATATCAAATCCTATGGTGATCCTACAATTATTGACGAAGTTGATGCCGTTGTCTTTATCTACGACAGAGAAGGCAATCTTTTAGCTTTAAACGACGATAGAGATACATCTTTAGATCCACTTTTACGCTATCAAATTACCGCGAATACAGATTACTTTGTAGCTGTAACTGGTTATGGGAATGATTCTTTCAATCCTTTTCAACTAGGTAGTGGCTCATCAGGAGATACAGGAGAATATAAATTTAATAGCAGACTGTTACCACTGTCACAAATAACTGCTTTAAGTAATAACACTTCTACTAGTGGTACAGTGGAAAATGTCTCCGTTGGCTCAATTATCTTTGGCAATATCGGCGATGATAATGGTTTCTTTGTAGGTGCTAGTGATATTGATATCTATCGCTTTACTCCCACTACCACTGCTAGAGTGACAATTCGTGCCAGTGCCAATGAAGCTTTCAATGCTGATACTTTTTTACGAGTCTTCAACGCTAATGGTACAGAAATCGCTTTCAATGATGATGAAAATGCTTTAACTAGGGGTAGCGGGATTCAGATAGATGTCACCGCAGGTACTCAATATTTAATTGGTGTCAATGGTGCAAGTCCGCAAGCGAGGAATTATAATCCTCTCACAGGTGCTGGTGCGGCAAACGGTAGCCAAGGCGATTACGTTCTATCTATTTTCACTAGCTCAAATCATCAACCAGATTTTAATGGCGATGGTGAAACAGATATTCTCTTAACCAATCCCAGTCAGGGATGGAATACAGCATGGTTAATGAATGGCACAAACTATGTAGGATTTAGTAATCTCTTTGGTTCTGCTGGTTATCAACCAGTAGCCACGGCTGACTTTAACAAAGATGGCAAAACTGATTTAATTGTCAGCAATCCTACGAATAATTTTAATGCTGTCTGGTTTATGGATGGCCCTAACTACTTAGATGGTGTAGGTTTACCCATAGCAGCAGGTTGGGAGATTAAAGGAGCCGCAGACTTCAACGGTGATGGCAATGTTGATATTCTGCTCAATAATACTACCACCAATTGGAACACAGTCTGGTTTTTAGGTGGTGATAATGGTGCTAGTTACACAGGTTATGGTAACTTGCCTGTAGCTAATGGCTGGGATATTACTGGTGTGGCTGACTTTAATGCCGATGGTAAACCGGATATTCTCTTGAATAATCCCACCGAAGGATGGAATGCAGTGTGGTTCTTAGATGGCACAAACTACAGTGGTTATGCCAATTTACCCAGCGCACCGGGTTTGCAATCTTTGGGAACCGGAGACTTTAATGGCGATGGTAAACCTGACATTATTATGAATAATCTCACTTCTAATTCCAATGCAATTTGGTTGATGGATGGGACTAATTATACAGGTTTGGCTAACTTGCCTAATACTCCTGCTGGTTGGGAAATTGCTGGTATGGCTTAA
- a CDS encoding methyltransferase domain-containing protein, with the protein MTIFPNPLVWMPLSEEISRFRKYCYGIVLNAGSGQRSIQLGEKDLNIDITEWNKPDILADLHHIPLLDESVDTIVSIAVLEHTRYPWQIAEEFYRVLRPMGYGIIAVPFLQPQHDFPGDYIRFTENGLIEIVKYAGFEVIETSYTHHFGQTLAWLLWEYLQFHPPKKFTWFFWQNLIRQLSLGNLLKGDSPNTHNTHYIVVRKPGDINIKPHYIQALRHKNEQDWFFPLLACPITKQPLHLQDNSLVSENGKFIYGFQQGIPYLEASHNNIDSPEINSDELDAPSTDSESHLISQLSEELSNLRLQIKNLESEVELSKNTINTIQSSKFWQLRQIWLKLTKNFGFIG; encoded by the coding sequence ATGACTATTTTTCCTAATCCATTAGTCTGGATGCCTTTGTCTGAAGAGATAAGTCGTTTTCGCAAATACTGCTATGGTATTGTTCTCAATGCTGGTTCTGGACAAAGAAGCATTCAATTAGGTGAAAAAGATTTAAATATTGATATTACTGAGTGGAATAAACCAGATATTCTGGCAGATTTACATCATATTCCTTTGCTAGATGAATCGGTGGATACTATAGTTTCTATTGCTGTTCTAGAACATACTCGATATCCTTGGCAAATTGCTGAGGAATTTTATCGCGTCCTCAGACCAATGGGATATGGAATTATTGCTGTTCCCTTTCTACAACCACAACATGACTTTCCTGGAGATTATATTCGGTTTACTGAAAATGGCTTAATTGAAATTGTTAAATATGCAGGTTTTGAAGTCATTGAAACCAGTTATACCCATCATTTTGGTCAAACTTTAGCATGGTTGTTATGGGAATATTTACAGTTTCATCCACCGAAAAAATTTACTTGGTTTTTTTGGCAAAATCTGATTCGTCAACTTTCGTTAGGAAATTTGCTTAAAGGTGATAGTCCCAATACTCACAATACTCATTATATTGTGGTGCGGAAGCCTGGGGATATCAATATTAAACCTCACTATATCCAAGCTTTGAGACACAAGAATGAGCAAGATTGGTTTTTTCCACTTCTCGCTTGTCCCATCACTAAGCAACCATTGCATCTGCAAGATAATTCTTTGGTGTCTGAAAATGGCAAATTTATCTATGGATTTCAACAAGGTATTCCCTATTTAGAAGCTTCACACAATAATATTGATTCTCCTGAAATCAATTCTGATGAATTAGATGCTCCATCAACAGATTCTGAGTCTCATCTCATATCTCAATTAAGCGAAGAGTTATCTAATTTGAGATTGCAGATTAAAAATCTGGAGTCTGAGGTTGAATTATCTAAAAATACAATTAATACCATACAATCTAGCAAGTTTTGGCAATTAAGACAAATCTGGTTAAAATTAACCAAAAACTTCGGTTTCATCGGTTAA